From a single Miscanthus floridulus cultivar M001 chromosome 8, ASM1932011v1, whole genome shotgun sequence genomic region:
- the LOC136476328 gene encoding protein FORGETTER 1-like isoform X5 has protein sequence MAGRGASPAASAPVQVRCAGCRGVLAVAPGMTEFICPKCRMAQRLPPELMPPSPPKASPSPPPSGPTPPPPPPPSLPPPPPPPPQTQPMPHPLARRSAPRAQGVDPTKIQLPCARCKAVLNVPHGLERFRCPQCGVDLAVDLSKLCHFLASAGPGFVPPPLPPPPPPPPPVPVPMPMPHLPFLPMMPRLPVPVPMLPMFPPAELPEEINEVAVDVERDEDESGTFGETFIDYRPPKLSLGLPHPDPVVETSSLSAVQPPEPTYKLTIMKELDETNALSSLQIETIVYSCQRHLHHLPTGARAGFFIGDGAGVGKGRTIAGLIWENWQQGRHKALWISIGSDLKYDARRDLDDVGAKCVEVHALNKLPYSKLDSKTIGITDGVVFVTYSSLIASSENRSRLQQLVQWCGSEFDGLLVFDECHKAKNLIPEAGSQPTRTGALEKGGVGALELVAMDMKARGMYVCRTLSYKGANFDVLESLLEERMMNMYRKAAALWVELRVELLSAIEYYAEDKVNSAQIWRLYWASHQRFFRHMCMSAKVPAVVRLAKEALAEEKCVVIGLQSTGEARTEEAVAKYGIEMDDFVSGPRELLLKLVEDNYPLPPKPDCFEQGEEKVQEFQHKRHGSDMSLKGRVSKLGKKEDVREDGGDEYPAPESDHESTESDEDFYMCQICNTEEEKSLLLYCSICASRVHPSCLTPPWTEIVTDDWTCYGCKEKVESYLKERDAYLTELSKRYDAALDRKSKILDIIRSLDLPSNPLDDIIDQLGGPDNVAEITGRRGMLIRASDGKGVIYQARNTKEVALDMINMHEKQQFMDGEKNVAIISEAGSAGVSLHADRRAKNQRRRVHITLELPWSADRAIQQFGRTHRSNQTSAPEYRLLFTNLGGEKRFASIVAKRLESLGALTQGDRRAGPSLSAFNYDSNYGKKALAMMYRGIMEQDAFPVVPFGCSENQATLEEFITKAKAALVSVGIIRDPIMCNGKNGGKLTGRILDSDMHDVARFLNRILGLFPDIQNRLFDLFTSILDIVIQNARIEGQLDSGIVDIKAKSVEMKDSPKTVHVDTVSGASTVLYTFTVDRGVSWELANAILEERLKDKANSSSDGFYESRKEWMGRRHFLLAFEGSAEGLYRVIRPAVGEASREMPLVELKSKYRKVSSVDKISKGWQEEYDSSSKQCMHGPKCKLGSNCTVGRRLQEINVLGGLILPVWGAVAKALAKQVRLIHKRIRVVRLETTTDNKRFVGLIVPNSAVESVLEGLQWVQDIGD, from the exons ATGGCCGGCCGCGGCGCCTCCCCCGCCGCGTCGGCCCCCGTCCAGGTGCGCTGCGCCGGCTGCCGCGGCGTGCTCGCCGTGGCTCCCGGCATGACCGAGTTCATCTGCCCCAAGTGCCGCATGGCGCAGCGCCTCCCGCCGGAGCTCATGCCGCCGTCCCCGCCCAAGGCCTCCCCGTCTCCGCCGCCCTCAGGCCCAACtccgcctccaccacctccaccttcgctgcctccgccgcctccgccgccgcctcagaCTCAGCCAATGCCGCATCCTCTGGCCCGCCGCTCTGCTCCCCGGGCGCAGGGCGTGGACCCCACCAAGATCCAGCTCCCCTGCGCGCGCTGCAAGGCCGTCCTCAACGTGCCTCACGGCCTCGAGCGCTTCCGCTGCCCGCAGTGCGGCGTCGACCTCGCTGTCGACTTGTCCAAGCTCTGCCATTTCCTTGCCTCTGCGGGCCCAGGCTTCGTCCCGCCTCCactcccgccgccaccgccccctCCACCGCCAGTGCCAGTGCCAATGCCAATGCCTCACCTGCCCTTCCTGCCGATGATGCCACGCCTTCCAGTTCCAGTGCCCATGCTGCCCATGTTCCCTCCTGCTGAGCTACCTGAGGAGATCAATGAG GTTGCAGTTGATGTTGAGCGTGATGAAGATGAAAGTGGCACTTTTGGAGAAACTTTCATTGATTAT AGACCTCCCAAGCTATCTCTTGGTCTTCCTCATCCTGACCCTGTAGTAGAAACATCCTCCTTGTCAGCAGTGCAACCTCCTGAACCTACTTACAAGTTGACTATCATGAAAGAATTGGATGAAACCAATGCATTGTCTTCCTTACAGATTGAAACAATAGTGTATTCTTGTCAG AGgcatcttcatcatcttccaACTGGAGCTAGAGCAGGTTTCTTCATCGGTGATGGAGCTGGTGTTGGTAAAGGACGTACCATTGCTGGATTGATCTGGGAAAATTGGCAGCAGGGAAGGCATAAAGCTTT GTGGATATCAATTGGTTCAGACCTGAAATATGATGCTCGCAGAGATCTGGATGATGTTGGTGCAAAATGTGTGGAAG TGCACGCTTTAAATAAGCTTCCATATTCTAAGCTAGACTCTAAAACCATTGGGATCACAGATGGAGTTGTTTTTGTAACTTATAGCAGCTTGATAGCATCCTCTGAGAACCGTTCCCGTTTGCAGCAGTTGGTACAGTGGTGTGGATCTGAGTTTGATGGTCTTCTGGTGTTCGATGAG TGTCACAAGGCCAAAAATCTGATTCCTGAGGCAGGGAGCCAGCCCACACGCACTG GTGCTCTTGAGAAAGGAGGTGTGGGTGCTCTTGAACTTGTTGCTATGGACATGAAAGCCAG GGGAATGTATGTTTGCCGTACTCTAAGTTATAAGGGTGCTAACTTTGATGTTCTGGAATCACTTCTGGAGGAAAGAATGATG AATATGTATAGAAAGGCAGCTGCACTTTGGGTTGAACTGCGTGTTGAACTCCTATCAGCCATTGAATATTATGCAGAAGATAAAGTCAATTCAGCTCAAATATGGCGGCTATACTGGGCCAGTCATCAG CGTTTCTTTAGGCATATGTGTATGTCTGCAAAGGTACCTGCTGTTGTGAGATTGGCAAAAGAAGCCTTAGCAGAAGAAAAATGTGTGGTGATTGGTCTCCAGAGCACTGGAGAAGCTCGAACAGAGGAAGCTGTTGCTAAATAT gGCATTGAAATGGATGATTTCGTTTCTGGTCCTAGAGAGCTTCTTCTTAAGCTGGTAGAAGATAATTATCCTTTGCCTCCAAAGCCTGATTGTTTTGAACAAG GTGAAGAAAAAGTCCAGGAGTTTCAGCACAAGCGGCATGGATCTGATATGTCCTTGAAAGGGCGAGTTAGTAAACTTGGAAAAAAGGAAGATGTGAGAGAAGATGGAGGTGATGAGTACCCTGCAC CAGAGTCAGATCATGAATCAACAGAATCTGATGAGGACTTCTATATGTGTCAGATTTGCAACACTGAGGAG GAGAAAAGCTTGTTGCTTTATTGCTCTATTTGTGCTTCACGGGTTCACCCTAGTTGCCTCACTCCACCTTGGACTGAAATTGTGACTGACGATTGGACATGTTATGGTTGCAAGGAGAAAGTAGAAAGCTACTTAAAAGAAAGAGATGCTTACTTGACTGAACTCTCAAAGAG GTATGATGCTGCATTGGACAGAAAGTCAAAGATTCTTGACATAATCCGCTCCTTGGATTTACCTAGTAATCCTTTAGATGATATCATCGATCAG CTTGGTGGTCCTGACAATGTTGCAGAAATAACTGGACGACGTGGTATGCTAATAAGAGCATCAGATGGAAAAGGTGTTATTTACCAGGCGCGGAACAC GAAAGAAGTTGCATTGGACATGATCAATATGCATGAAAAGCAGCAGTTCATGGATGGAGAAAAGAATGTTGCCATAATATCAGAAGCAGGATCAGCTGGTGTTTCTCTACATGCTGATCGAAGGGCAAAAAATCAG AGGAGAAGAGTGCACATAACACTAGAGCTTCCTTGGAGTGCAGACCGTGCAATTCAGCAGTTTGGTAGAACTCATCGTTCTAATCAAACTTCTGCACCTGAATATAG GCTTCTTTTCACAAACCTCGGTGGTGAAAAGCGATTTGCTTCAATCGTGGCAAAGAGACTGGAGTCTCTTGGAGCTTTAACGCAAGGAGATCGAAG AGCTGGACCATCACTTAGCGCCTTTAACTATGACAGTAATTATGGAAAGAAAGCCCTCGCAATGATGTACAGAGGAATAATGGAACAG GATGCCTTTCCTGTTGTGCCTTTTGGATGCTCTGAGAATCAAGCTACTCTTGAAGAGTTCATCACTAAAGCAAAAGCTGCTTTAGTGTCAGTTGGAATTATTAGGGATCCTATAATGT GCAATGGAAAAAATGGTGGAAAGCTTACTGGTAGGATTCTTGATTCTGATATGCATGATGTTGCCCGTTTCCTTAATCGTATTCTGGGATTGTTTCCAGACATCCAGAATAG ATTATTTGATCTTTTCACAAGCATACTTGATATAGTGATTCAGAATGCACGAATTGAAGGGCAACTTGATTCTGGCATTGTTGATATCAAAGCTAAAAGTGTTGAAATGAAAGACTCACCAAAG ACTGTTCATGTTGATACTGTGTCTGGTGCTAGTACAGTATTATATACTTTTACAGTTGACCGTGGAGTTTCTTGGGAA TTAGCAAATGCAATACTTGAAGAAAGGCTGAAAGATAAAGCAAATTCTTCTAGTGATGGATTCTATGAGTCCAGAAAAGAatggatggggagaagacactttCTGCTAGCTTTTGAAGG TTCAGCTGAAGGATTGTACAGAGTAATTCGTCCGGCTGTCGGGGAGGCTTCAAG GGAAATGCCTTTGGTTGAGCTTAAAAGCAAGTACAGGAAGGTCTCATCTGTTGACAAAATTAGTAAAGGCTGGCAAGAAGAGTATGACTCTTCATCCAAACAG TGTATGCACGGGCCAAAATGCAAACTTGGAAGCAATTGCACGGTAGGCAGAAGGTTGCAGGAGATTAATGTATTGGGTGGTCTAATACTTCCTGTATGGGGTGCAGTAGCAAAGGCACTAGCTAAGCAG GTGCGACTGATTCACAAGAGAATACGTGTTGTCCGCTTGGAGACAACAACTGACAACAAGCGGTTCGTTGGACTTATTGTTCCAAATTCTGCAGTGGAGTCGGTACTTGAAG GTTTGCAATGGGTTCAAGATATTGGCGATTGA
- the LOC136476328 gene encoding protein FORGETTER 1-like isoform X4: MAGRGASPAASAPVQVRCAGCRGVLAVAPGMTEFICPKCRMAQRLPPELMPPSPPKASPSPPPSGPTPPPPPPPSLPPPPPPPPQTQPMPHPLARRSAPRAQGVDPTKIQLPCARCKAVLNVPHGLERFRCPQCGVDLAVDLSKLCHFLASAGPGFVPPPLPPPPPPPPPVPVPMPMPHLPFLPMMPRLPVPVPMLPMFPPAELPEEINEVAVDVERDEDESGTFGETFIDYRPPKLSLGLPHPDPVVETSSLSAVQPPEPTYKLTIMKELDETNALSSLQIETIVYSCQRHLHHLPTGARAGFFIGDGAGVGKGRTIAGLIWENWQQGRHKALWISIGSDLKYDARRDLDDVGAKCVEVHALNKLPYSKLDSKTIGITDGVVFVTYSSLIASSENRSRLQQLVQWCGSEFDGLLVFDECHKAKNLIPEAGSQPTRTGKAVLEIQDMLPQARVVYCSATGASEPRNLGYMVRLGLWGDRTSFENFHQFLGALEKGGVGALELVAMDMKARGMYVCRTLSYKGANFDVLESLLEERMMNMYRKAAALWVELRVELLSAIEYYAEDKVNSAQIWRLYWASHQRFFRHMCMSAKVPAVVRLAKEALAEEKCVVIGLQSTGEARTEEAVAKYGIEMDDFVSGPRELLLKLVEDNYPLPPKPDCFEQGEEKVQEFQHKRHGSDMSLKGRVSKLGKKEDVREDGESDHESTESDEDFYMCQICNTEEEKSLLLYCSICASRVHPSCLTPPWTEIVTDDWTCYGCKEKVESYLKERDAYLTELSKRYDAALDRKSKILDIIRSLDLPSNPLDDIIDQLGGPDNVAEITGRRGMLIRASDGKGVIYQARNTKEVALDMINMHEKQQFMDGEKNVAIISEAGSAGVSLHADRRAKNQRRRVHITLELPWSADRAIQQFGRTHRSNQTSAPEYRLLFTNLGGEKRFASIVAKRLESLGALTQGDRRAGPSLSAFNYDSNYGKKALAMMYRGIMEQDAFPVVPFGCSENQATLEEFITKAKAALVSVGIIRDPIMCNGKNGGKLTGRILDSDMHDVARFLNRILGLFPDIQNRLFDLFTSILDIVIQNARIEGQLDSGIVDIKAKSVEMKDSPKTVHVDTVSGASTVLYTFTVDRGVSWELANAILEERLKDKANSSSDGFYESRKEWMGRRHFLLAFEGSAEGLYRVIRPAVGEASREMPLVELKSKYRKVSSVDKISKGWQEEYDSSSKQCMHGPKCKLGSNCTVGRRLQEINVLGGLILPVWGAVAKALAKQVRLIHKRIRVVRLETTTDNKRFVGLIVPNSAVESVLEGLQWVQDIGD; the protein is encoded by the exons ATGGCCGGCCGCGGCGCCTCCCCCGCCGCGTCGGCCCCCGTCCAGGTGCGCTGCGCCGGCTGCCGCGGCGTGCTCGCCGTGGCTCCCGGCATGACCGAGTTCATCTGCCCCAAGTGCCGCATGGCGCAGCGCCTCCCGCCGGAGCTCATGCCGCCGTCCCCGCCCAAGGCCTCCCCGTCTCCGCCGCCCTCAGGCCCAACtccgcctccaccacctccaccttcgctgcctccgccgcctccgccgccgcctcagaCTCAGCCAATGCCGCATCCTCTGGCCCGCCGCTCTGCTCCCCGGGCGCAGGGCGTGGACCCCACCAAGATCCAGCTCCCCTGCGCGCGCTGCAAGGCCGTCCTCAACGTGCCTCACGGCCTCGAGCGCTTCCGCTGCCCGCAGTGCGGCGTCGACCTCGCTGTCGACTTGTCCAAGCTCTGCCATTTCCTTGCCTCTGCGGGCCCAGGCTTCGTCCCGCCTCCactcccgccgccaccgccccctCCACCGCCAGTGCCAGTGCCAATGCCAATGCCTCACCTGCCCTTCCTGCCGATGATGCCACGCCTTCCAGTTCCAGTGCCCATGCTGCCCATGTTCCCTCCTGCTGAGCTACCTGAGGAGATCAATGAG GTTGCAGTTGATGTTGAGCGTGATGAAGATGAAAGTGGCACTTTTGGAGAAACTTTCATTGATTAT AGACCTCCCAAGCTATCTCTTGGTCTTCCTCATCCTGACCCTGTAGTAGAAACATCCTCCTTGTCAGCAGTGCAACCTCCTGAACCTACTTACAAGTTGACTATCATGAAAGAATTGGATGAAACCAATGCATTGTCTTCCTTACAGATTGAAACAATAGTGTATTCTTGTCAG AGgcatcttcatcatcttccaACTGGAGCTAGAGCAGGTTTCTTCATCGGTGATGGAGCTGGTGTTGGTAAAGGACGTACCATTGCTGGATTGATCTGGGAAAATTGGCAGCAGGGAAGGCATAAAGCTTT GTGGATATCAATTGGTTCAGACCTGAAATATGATGCTCGCAGAGATCTGGATGATGTTGGTGCAAAATGTGTGGAAG TGCACGCTTTAAATAAGCTTCCATATTCTAAGCTAGACTCTAAAACCATTGGGATCACAGATGGAGTTGTTTTTGTAACTTATAGCAGCTTGATAGCATCCTCTGAGAACCGTTCCCGTTTGCAGCAGTTGGTACAGTGGTGTGGATCTGAGTTTGATGGTCTTCTGGTGTTCGATGAG TGTCACAAGGCCAAAAATCTGATTCCTGAGGCAGGGAGCCAGCCCACACGCACTGGTAAAGCTGTTCTTGAGATTCAG GATATGTTACCTCAAGCACGTGTTGTTTATTGTTCAGCGACTGGTGCATCTGAGCCTCGAAATTTAGGTTATATGGTTCGGCTTGGTCTATGGGGAGATAGAACATCGTTTGAGAATTTCCACCAATTTCTAG GTGCTCTTGAGAAAGGAGGTGTGGGTGCTCTTGAACTTGTTGCTATGGACATGAAAGCCAG GGGAATGTATGTTTGCCGTACTCTAAGTTATAAGGGTGCTAACTTTGATGTTCTGGAATCACTTCTGGAGGAAAGAATGATG AATATGTATAGAAAGGCAGCTGCACTTTGGGTTGAACTGCGTGTTGAACTCCTATCAGCCATTGAATATTATGCAGAAGATAAAGTCAATTCAGCTCAAATATGGCGGCTATACTGGGCCAGTCATCAG CGTTTCTTTAGGCATATGTGTATGTCTGCAAAGGTACCTGCTGTTGTGAGATTGGCAAAAGAAGCCTTAGCAGAAGAAAAATGTGTGGTGATTGGTCTCCAGAGCACTGGAGAAGCTCGAACAGAGGAAGCTGTTGCTAAATAT gGCATTGAAATGGATGATTTCGTTTCTGGTCCTAGAGAGCTTCTTCTTAAGCTGGTAGAAGATAATTATCCTTTGCCTCCAAAGCCTGATTGTTTTGAACAAG GTGAAGAAAAAGTCCAGGAGTTTCAGCACAAGCGGCATGGATCTGATATGTCCTTGAAAGGGCGAGTTAGTAAACTTGGAAAAAAGGAAGATGTGAGAGAAGATGGAG AGTCAGATCATGAATCAACAGAATCTGATGAGGACTTCTATATGTGTCAGATTTGCAACACTGAGGAG GAGAAAAGCTTGTTGCTTTATTGCTCTATTTGTGCTTCACGGGTTCACCCTAGTTGCCTCACTCCACCTTGGACTGAAATTGTGACTGACGATTGGACATGTTATGGTTGCAAGGAGAAAGTAGAAAGCTACTTAAAAGAAAGAGATGCTTACTTGACTGAACTCTCAAAGAG GTATGATGCTGCATTGGACAGAAAGTCAAAGATTCTTGACATAATCCGCTCCTTGGATTTACCTAGTAATCCTTTAGATGATATCATCGATCAG CTTGGTGGTCCTGACAATGTTGCAGAAATAACTGGACGACGTGGTATGCTAATAAGAGCATCAGATGGAAAAGGTGTTATTTACCAGGCGCGGAACAC GAAAGAAGTTGCATTGGACATGATCAATATGCATGAAAAGCAGCAGTTCATGGATGGAGAAAAGAATGTTGCCATAATATCAGAAGCAGGATCAGCTGGTGTTTCTCTACATGCTGATCGAAGGGCAAAAAATCAG AGGAGAAGAGTGCACATAACACTAGAGCTTCCTTGGAGTGCAGACCGTGCAATTCAGCAGTTTGGTAGAACTCATCGTTCTAATCAAACTTCTGCACCTGAATATAG GCTTCTTTTCACAAACCTCGGTGGTGAAAAGCGATTTGCTTCAATCGTGGCAAAGAGACTGGAGTCTCTTGGAGCTTTAACGCAAGGAGATCGAAG AGCTGGACCATCACTTAGCGCCTTTAACTATGACAGTAATTATGGAAAGAAAGCCCTCGCAATGATGTACAGAGGAATAATGGAACAG GATGCCTTTCCTGTTGTGCCTTTTGGATGCTCTGAGAATCAAGCTACTCTTGAAGAGTTCATCACTAAAGCAAAAGCTGCTTTAGTGTCAGTTGGAATTATTAGGGATCCTATAATGT GCAATGGAAAAAATGGTGGAAAGCTTACTGGTAGGATTCTTGATTCTGATATGCATGATGTTGCCCGTTTCCTTAATCGTATTCTGGGATTGTTTCCAGACATCCAGAATAG ATTATTTGATCTTTTCACAAGCATACTTGATATAGTGATTCAGAATGCACGAATTGAAGGGCAACTTGATTCTGGCATTGTTGATATCAAAGCTAAAAGTGTTGAAATGAAAGACTCACCAAAG ACTGTTCATGTTGATACTGTGTCTGGTGCTAGTACAGTATTATATACTTTTACAGTTGACCGTGGAGTTTCTTGGGAA TTAGCAAATGCAATACTTGAAGAAAGGCTGAAAGATAAAGCAAATTCTTCTAGTGATGGATTCTATGAGTCCAGAAAAGAatggatggggagaagacactttCTGCTAGCTTTTGAAGG TTCAGCTGAAGGATTGTACAGAGTAATTCGTCCGGCTGTCGGGGAGGCTTCAAG GGAAATGCCTTTGGTTGAGCTTAAAAGCAAGTACAGGAAGGTCTCATCTGTTGACAAAATTAGTAAAGGCTGGCAAGAAGAGTATGACTCTTCATCCAAACAG TGTATGCACGGGCCAAAATGCAAACTTGGAAGCAATTGCACGGTAGGCAGAAGGTTGCAGGAGATTAATGTATTGGGTGGTCTAATACTTCCTGTATGGGGTGCAGTAGCAAAGGCACTAGCTAAGCAG GTGCGACTGATTCACAAGAGAATACGTGTTGTCCGCTTGGAGACAACAACTGACAACAAGCGGTTCGTTGGACTTATTGTTCCAAATTCTGCAGTGGAGTCGGTACTTGAAG GTTTGCAATGGGTTCAAGATATTGGCGATTGA